A stretch of Ferribacterium limneticum DNA encodes these proteins:
- the selB gene encoding selenocysteine-specific translation elongation factor, protein MIIGTAGHIDHGKTTLVKALTGVDCDRLKEEKARGITVDLGYAYTPTLGFIDVPGHEKLIHNMLAGATGIDFALLVIAADDGPMPQTREHLEIIELLGIKRGAVALTKIDNASPECRHQAISEIAELLADTALTAAPVFQVAATSGKGITELRAYLEEQSNLPSPASGRGAGGEGSNFRLAIDRCFTLSGAGTVVTGTAFAGSVKAGDQLLLSPPNKPVRVRSLRVQDAPAESGHAGQRIALALSGIEKADVERGMWIVAPALHAPVRRFDATIRVLSGQPALKHWTQVHLHLGAEDVPARVALLGATEIAPGSEHWAQITLDREIGTLAGDRFILRDASARHTIGGGRVLDIFPPSRKKSSPERLAMLAALADDNPATALQLATEQQAAGVELDTYALNRNLDPATLQAITGQLSLKRVGNTAFSPDHWLALEEKLLAALAAEHERAPDMPGVERDRLRRLTLPTLSRPAFDALLAAPLASGRIAQTNAWLHLPEHRVQMAASDRDLWQTLKPLLDAEPYGPPRVRDVAKATGVGEDTVRALFKRVARIGEAYPVAHDHYFTASAVAALARYVATLNTEHGFARAANLRDQIGGGRKVAIHILEFFDRIGYTRRVRDTHVLRGSPEQFGS, encoded by the coding sequence ATGATCATCGGTACCGCCGGCCACATCGACCACGGCAAGACCACGCTGGTCAAAGCCCTGACCGGCGTCGACTGCGACCGCCTGAAGGAAGAAAAGGCCCGCGGCATCACCGTCGACCTTGGTTACGCCTACACGCCAACGCTTGGTTTCATCGACGTCCCCGGCCACGAAAAGCTGATCCACAACATGCTGGCCGGCGCCACCGGCATCGACTTTGCCCTGCTCGTCATCGCCGCCGACGATGGCCCGATGCCGCAGACCCGAGAGCATCTGGAGATCATCGAACTGCTCGGCATCAAGCGCGGGGCGGTAGCACTGACCAAGATCGACAATGCCTCGCCAGAATGCCGGCACCAGGCCATTTCCGAGATTGCCGAACTGCTGGCCGACACCGCATTAACCGCGGCCCCGGTTTTCCAGGTTGCGGCCACCAGTGGCAAAGGCATTACCGAACTGCGCGCCTATCTCGAAGAGCAATCCAACCTCCCCTCGCCCGCAAGCGGGAGAGGGGCCGGGGGAGAGGGCAGCAATTTCCGCCTCGCCATCGACCGCTGCTTCACCCTCTCCGGCGCCGGCACCGTCGTCACCGGCACCGCCTTCGCCGGCAGCGTCAAAGCCGGTGACCAACTGCTACTCTCGCCGCCCAACAAACCCGTTCGCGTGCGCAGCCTGCGCGTGCAGGACGCGCCGGCCGAATCCGGACACGCCGGGCAACGCATCGCCCTCGCTCTGTCCGGCATCGAAAAAGCCGACGTCGAACGCGGCATGTGGATCGTCGCCCCAGCATTGCATGCACCGGTGCGCCGTTTCGACGCAACAATCCGCGTCCTCTCCGGCCAGCCCGCCCTCAAGCACTGGACGCAGGTGCATCTACACTTGGGCGCCGAAGACGTTCCGGCCCGCGTCGCCCTGCTCGGTGCAACCGAGATCGCGCCCGGTAGCGAGCACTGGGCACAAATCACGCTCGACCGCGAGATCGGCACACTGGCCGGTGACCGTTTCATCCTGCGCGATGCCTCGGCCCGCCACACCATTGGCGGCGGCCGAGTGCTCGACATCTTCCCGCCCAGCCGCAAAAAAAGCAGCCCGGAACGCCTAGCCATGCTCGCCGCGCTGGCCGACGACAACCCTGCCACCGCGCTGCAACTCGCCACCGAACAACAAGCTGCCGGCGTCGAACTCGATACCTATGCGCTGAATCGCAATCTCGATCCGGCCACGCTGCAGGCCATCACCGGCCAACTGAGCCTGAAGCGGGTCGGCAACACCGCATTCTCGCCAGACCACTGGCTGGCCCTCGAAGAAAAACTGCTCGCCGCGCTGGCGGCCGAACACGAGCGCGCCCCGGATATGCCCGGCGTCGAACGCGACCGCCTGCGCCGCCTGACGCTGCCCACGCTCTCCCGCCCGGCTTTCGATGCCCTGCTGGCCGCGCCATTGGCCAGCGGCCGTATCGCCCAGACCAACGCCTGGCTGCATCTGCCCGAGCACCGAGTGCAGATGGCCGCCAGCGACCGCGACCTGTGGCAGACGCTAAAGCCGCTGCTTGATGCCGAACCCTACGGCCCGCCGCGTGTTCGCGATGTCGCCAAAGCCACCGGCGTCGGCGAAGACACCGTCCGCGCCCTGTTCAAGCGAGTCGCCCGCATCGGCGAAGCCTACCCGGTGGCGCACGACCACTACTTCACCGCCAGCGCCGTTGCCGCCCTCGCCCGCTACGTCGCCACGCTCAATACCGAACACGGTTTCGCTAGGGCCGCCAACCTGCGTGACCAGATCGGTGGCGGCCGCAAAGTCGCCATCCACATCCTCGAATTCTTCGATCGCATCGGCTACACTCGCCGCGTGCGCGACACCCACGTGCTGCGTGGTTCGCCGGAGCAATTCGGTTCATGA
- a CDS encoding MOSC domain-containing protein, translating to MLVERLFLSPSRGEAQRECRQIEVLAGQGMVGDRHFAKAEWAGQQLTLVEAEEIERFCAHTGRTNDLAITRRNIVTRGIRLNKLVGRQFRLGNCLLLGIETCEPCRTLGQRLANEALSAPEVVKYWVGRGGLRANVLTSGQLACGDALMLVEAGEGAA from the coding sequence ATGCTCGTCGAACGCCTTTTCCTCAGTCCATCCCGTGGCGAAGCGCAGCGCGAATGCCGGCAAATCGAGGTGCTGGCCGGGCAAGGCATGGTCGGTGATCGCCATTTCGCCAAGGCGGAGTGGGCCGGACAGCAACTGACGCTGGTCGAGGCCGAGGAAATCGAGCGTTTCTGCGCCCATACCGGGCGCACCAACGATCTCGCGATCACCCGCCGCAATATCGTGACGCGTGGCATCCGCCTGAACAAACTCGTCGGGCGCCAGTTCCGCCTCGGCAACTGCCTGCTGCTCGGCATCGAAACCTGCGAACCCTGCCGCACGCTGGGGCAGCGCTTGGCGAACGAAGCCCTGTCGGCGCCCGAGGTTGTCAAATACTGGGTCGGGCGCGGCGGGCTGCGCGCCAATGTGCTCACCTCCGGCCAGCTGGCCTGCGGGGATGCGCTGATGCTCGTTGAAGCAGGGGAAGGCGCGGCATGA
- a CDS encoding flavodoxin family protein gives MSHFLFLNASTREPGHVGNTETLARRAAASLPAGTEQTWVKLADLELPPFVDLRHTAGTYPMPMADAKSMLDATLAATDLVFVSPVYWFSIPSPLKTYLDHWSAWLRVPDLDFKQGMAGKRLWVIATSGNREKAQPMLDSYRLCAEFLGMQWQEPLWGKGGAPDAVLADSAAMAAATDYFSGQSA, from the coding sequence ATGTCCCATTTCCTCTTCCTGAACGCCAGCACTCGCGAACCCGGCCATGTCGGCAATACCGAAACGCTGGCCCGTCGTGCTGCCGCCAGTTTGCCGGCCGGCACCGAGCAAACCTGGGTCAAGCTGGCTGATCTGGAACTTCCCCCCTTCGTCGATCTGCGTCATACCGCCGGCACCTATCCGATGCCGATGGCCGATGCCAAGTCCATGCTCGACGCCACGCTGGCCGCCACCGATCTGGTCTTTGTCTCACCGGTCTACTGGTTCTCCATCCCGTCGCCGCTGAAAACCTACCTCGACCACTGGAGCGCCTGGCTGCGCGTCCCGGACCTCGATTTCAAGCAAGGGATGGCCGGCAAGCGCCTGTGGGTCATCGCCACCAGCGGCAACCGCGAAAAGGCCCAACCCATGCTCGACAGCTATCGACTGTGCGCCGAATTTCTCGGCATGCAATGGCAGGAGCCGCTCTGGGGCAAGGGCGGCGCGCCAGATGCCGTGCTGGCCGACAGCGCGGCGATGGCCGCGGCTACCGACTACTTTTCGGGCCAGTCCGCGTAG
- a CDS encoding glycine cleavage system protein H has translation MAHTPFSGSIPDDRLYFPRYDMWVQPGDNGEVLIGATSFGIFLAGEIIAFTAKPKGAEVELGRGMGTVECRKTVLAVHAPISFVLLEGNEAAEERPALVNKAPYGAGWMARARPTNWQEDSTTLVDANAYRAHILKIEPEASFDEQQ, from the coding sequence ATGGCCCACACCCCTTTCTCCGGCAGCATCCCCGACGACCGCCTCTACTTCCCCCGCTACGACATGTGGGTGCAGCCCGGCGACAACGGCGAAGTCCTGATCGGCGCCACCAGTTTCGGCATCTTCCTGGCCGGCGAAATCATTGCCTTCACCGCCAAGCCCAAAGGCGCCGAAGTCGAACTCGGGCGCGGCATGGGCACCGTCGAATGCCGCAAGACCGTGCTCGCCGTCCACGCCCCGATTTCCTTCGTCCTGCTCGAAGGCAACGAAGCCGCCGAAGAACGCCCGGCCCTCGTCAATAAAGCCCCCTACGGCGCCGGCTGGATGGCCCGTGCCAGACCAACCAATTGGCAGGAAGACTCGACCACACTGGTCGATGCCAACGCCTACCGCGCCCACATCCTGAAAATCGAACCCGAGGCCAGTTTCGATGAGCAGCAATAA
- a CDS encoding NAD(P)/FAD-dependent oxidoreductase, whose protein sequence is MTFNRRKFLAAGAALGATTAIAQPTSPLPFLINMQSDPLLPKATGKRVVICGGGWGGISAAKHLKKLDASLEVVVLERNPVFFSCPMSNKWLVDVVDVQFLTFSYLEVAQKYDYKFIQTEVTAFERERKRVITAQGWLDYDYLIIGAGIRYNYEAWFGNDRKAAEYTRAMFPAAYIPNAEHFRLKQSIQNFTGGDLVMTLPPPPHRCPPSPYERACLIAGLFKERKIKGRITILDPKPSPAPITGGFQEAFENLYKDQITYVPKAVIKEVDPFNKKIKTAVGDFSFDHSILMAPHQAGDMAWKAGVIGKNEEGKPTGWAGVDPFFLNMKDDPDVYVIGDAVGMVSPQFRFYPKAGHVANYQGRIVANYIAQRVKGREPKYALPDNLCFMMVNTAPREDVAVRFKYYVNEKGIIIQDQDDDNLRRDELVTEDFAWAGRMYEDMFG, encoded by the coding sequence ATGACGTTCAATCGCCGGAAATTCCTGGCGGCGGGCGCCGCGCTGGGGGCCACGACGGCCATCGCCCAGCCGACCAGCCCGCTGCCTTTCCTGATCAACATGCAGTCCGATCCGCTGTTGCCGAAAGCTACCGGCAAGCGCGTCGTCATCTGTGGTGGTGGCTGGGGCGGCATCAGCGCCGCCAAGCACCTGAAGAAGCTGGATGCCAGCCTTGAGGTCGTCGTCCTCGAACGCAACCCGGTCTTCTTCTCGTGCCCGATGAGCAACAAGTGGCTGGTCGATGTCGTCGACGTCCAGTTCCTGACCTTCAGCTATCTCGAAGTCGCCCAGAAATACGATTACAAGTTTATCCAGACCGAAGTCACCGCCTTCGAACGCGAACGCAAGCGCGTCATCACGGCCCAGGGCTGGCTGGACTACGACTACCTGATCATCGGCGCCGGCATCCGTTACAACTACGAGGCCTGGTTCGGCAATGACCGCAAGGCGGCGGAATACACCCGCGCCATGTTCCCGGCCGCTTACATTCCTAATGCCGAGCACTTCCGCCTCAAGCAGAGCATCCAGAATTTCACAGGTGGCGATCTGGTGATGACCCTGCCGCCTCCGCCGCATCGCTGCCCGCCGTCGCCCTACGAGCGCGCCTGCCTGATCGCCGGCCTGTTCAAGGAGCGCAAGATCAAGGGCCGGATCACCATCCTCGACCCGAAGCCGAGCCCGGCGCCGATTACCGGCGGCTTCCAGGAAGCCTTCGAAAACCTCTACAAGGACCAGATCACTTACGTGCCAAAGGCCGTGATCAAGGAAGTCGATCCCTTCAACAAGAAGATCAAGACCGCGGTGGGCGACTTCAGCTTCGACCACAGCATCCTGATGGCCCCGCACCAGGCCGGCGACATGGCCTGGAAGGCTGGCGTCATCGGCAAGAACGAAGAAGGCAAGCCGACCGGCTGGGCTGGCGTCGATCCCTTCTTCCTGAACATGAAGGACGACCCGGACGTCTACGTCATCGGCGACGCGGTCGGCATGGTCTCGCCACAGTTCCGCTTCTATCCCAAGGCTGGACACGTCGCCAACTACCAGGGCCGCATCGTCGCCAATTACATTGCCCAGCGCGTCAAGGGCCGCGAACCCAAGTACGCGCTGCCCGACAACCTGTGTTTCATGATGGTCAATACGGCCCCGCGTGAAGACGTTGCGGTCCGCTTCAAGTACTACGTCAACGAGAAAGGCATCATCATTCAGGATCAGGACGACGACAACTTGCGCCGCGACGAGCTGGTCACCGAAGACTTCGCCTGGGCCGGGCGCATGTACGAGGACATGTTCGGATAA